A DNA window from Caretta caretta isolate rCarCar2 chromosome 7, rCarCar1.hap1, whole genome shotgun sequence contains the following coding sequences:
- the AP5B1 gene encoding AP-5 complex subunit beta-1 — MGVRSGESWAQLITSFRAGPTAFLLAHGSDDTFLAELLQDLSSERISEQTKVSMLTLLLEFPTLLCPDPEVGEQVAGSLLANFAQLPHSPKLSWLRRHLLVVVGTVLISTEAFREGSQASRDYLSLLLHLASDLNDQRQGPGDRGVRAAACESLRELECCYPGLFSRRLDSLHSMQQQELTPVHQGYTLLYSLALRNAVLLLARRGEGALSELLAGNEGLAWEAVGNAGAVSPASIDRLLLLPTPAETKELKSVLSQLLDGSYLLTPPAQSQLLWHLAHVVCVIRTQSPAIFKAQLVRLFGTAHVALLHASLQLKGLFTDSLFTAEDEAFLLRRLVGMAQHPSLPSPLKLFYLDCLLHFPENRPLGSGSEEGLPVLLTPRLASCLFPSLFNDPGTMLARLNLLSLVCLENQGPEADQGVGYIFEHVLALADTVAGKGGREATGLFFRAAYLFARYFDSRPQLMAELTGTLVRLYRQRCSLAPNLINLLNETQAVLDDPAWPTSLSKALQELAVGVSLLPPWDQDLGWHLKLLARVAKESGVPQGSTLGFLQRLGRLAGAGQLGGWHIGQALLSVCRNLLQHQPPPAMGCQLAELLQDIALSYPDVDVQDRARFYYTLLSCLSGDKLGAVLAPGGRLKARTLSSSIMADSENFTAALTVHPAPQPLLQLRREAPAKPTLVPAPASQPCPADAQEVKDCCRRLLELHSPARLSLTYRLLHTGSSPERLFCLLLRFEHSDSFYEPVPDVCVPCLSTTHPSPLLTLHLQPRCPYPTKLAVSALYTTQTGLTYCSQLEPLQVAFPDIFLPLALPVNWDCESRCHLFDTLWSSLCPDGSGDCAESLFCWPTTQQPLGVLVQAHFASYLVAEDPGTYKIAIALPPHYHVLLQAQTTQGAACVTIRTDNWKVLPHLSAYLRKVVE; from the exons ATGGGTGTGCGGAGTGGGGAGAGCTGGGCCCAGCTTATAACATCCTTCCGAGCAGGCCCCACCGCCTTCCTTCTGGCCCATGGGAGTGATGAtaccttcctggctgagctgcttCAGGACCTGAGCAGCGAGAGGATCAGTGAGCAAACCAAG GTCTCCATGCTGACCCTTCTGCTGGAGTTTCCCACCCTGTTGTGCCCAGACCCCGAGGTGGGCGAGCAGGTGGCTGGCTCTCTCCTGGCTAACTTTGCCCAGCTGCCCCACTCACCCAAGTTGTCCTGGCTGCGGCGCcacctgctggtggtggtggggactgTGCTGATCTCCACTGAGGCCTTTAGGGAGGGCTCCCAGGCCTCCCGTGACtacctctctctgctgctgcaccTGGCCTCGGACCTCAATGACCAGCGGCAGGGGCCGGGTGACCGCGGGGTGCGGGCGGCTGCCTGCGAGAGTCTGAGGGAGCTGGAGTGCTGCTACCCTGGCCTGTTCTCCCGGCGGTTGGACTCACTGCACTccatgcagcagcaggagctcacgCCTGTCCACCAGGGCTATACACTGCTGTACAGCCTGGCCCTGCGCAacgctgtgctgctgctggcccgcCGGGGAGAGGGGGCCCTCAGTGAATTGTTGGCCGGCAACGAGGGGCTAGCTTGGGAGGCGGTGGGGAACGCCGGGGCAGTCTCTCCAGCCTCCATTGaccgcctgctgctgctgcccacccCGGCCGAGACCAAGGAGCTGAAGTCGGTGCTGTCCCAGCTGCTGGATGGCTCCTATCTGCTGACACCACCTGCCCAGAGCCAGCTTCTGTGGCATCTGGCCCACGTGGTGTGCGTGATCCGCACCCAGTCACCTGCCATCTTCAAGGCGCAGCTGGTGCGGTTGTTTGGCACAGCCCACGTGGCGCTGCTGCACGCCAGCCTACAGCTCAAAGGGCTTTTCACAGACAGCCTCTTCACGGCCGAGGACGAGGCCTTCCTCCTGCGCCGCCTGGTGGGCATGGCCCAGCATCCCTCACTGCCCTCGCCCCTCAAACTCTTCTACCTCGACTGCCTGCTGCACTTCCCCGAGAACCGCCCGCTGGGCTCTGGCTCTGAGGAGGGGCTGCCCGTCCTGCTTACACCCCGCCTggcctcctgcctcttcccctccctcttcaACGACCCGGGCACCATGCTGGCACGCCTCAACCTGCTGAGCCTGGTGTGCCTGGAAAACCAGGGCCCCGAGGCTGACCAGGGTGTTGGATATATCTTTGAGCATGTCCTGGCACTGGCAGACACCGTGGCAGGCAAAGGTGGGCGTGAAGCCACTGGGCTCTTCTTCCGAGCTGCCTACCTCTTTGCCCGCTACTTTGACTCTAGGCCACAGCTCATGGCAGAGCTGACGGGCACCCTGGTGAGGCTGTATCGCCAGCGCTGCTCCCTGGCCCCCAACCTCATCAACCTGCTCAATGAGACCCAGGCGGTGCTGGATGACCCAGCCTGGCCCACATCCTTGAGCAAGGCTCTGCAGGAGCTGGCTGTGGGTGTGTCGCTGCTGCCACCCTGGGATCAGGATCTGGGCTGGCACCTCAAGCTGTTGGCCCGGGTGGCAAAGgagagtggggtcccgcagggcaGCACACTTGGATTTCTGCAGCGCCTGGGGCGCCTGGCAGGTGCAGGACAGCTGGGAGGTTGGCACATTGGCCAGGCTTTGCTGAGCGTCTGCCGCAACCTGCTGCAGCACCAGCCGCCACCTGCCATGGGGTGCCAGCTGGCCGAGCTGCTCCAAGATATTGCACTGAGCTACCCGGATGTGGACGTGCAGGATCGGGCCCGCTTCTACTACACGCTCCTGTCCTGCCTGTCCGGGGACAAGCTGGGGGCAGTGCTGGCACCTGGTGGGCGCCTCAAAGCCCGGACTCTCTCCTCCTCTATCATGGCAGACAGTGAGAATTTCACCGCTGCACTCACCGTGCATCCAGCCCCGCAACCCCTGCTGCAGCTGCGGCGTGAGGCCCCAGCCAAGCCCACCCTGGTACCAGCGCCAGCCTCCCAGCCGTGCCCTGCTGATGCTCAGGAGGTGAAGGACTGCTGCCGACGGCTCCTGGAGCTGCATTCTCCAGCTCGGCTCAGCCTGACGTACCGGCTGCTCCACACAGGATCCTCCCCTGAGCGACTCTTCTGCCTCTTGCTGCGTTTCGAGCACTCTGACAGCTTCTATGAGCCAGTGCCTGATGTGTGTGTGCCCTGCCTCTCCAccacccacccctcacccctcctcacACTCCacctgcagccccgctgcccctaccccaccaaGCTGGCAGTGAGCGCCTTGTACACCACACAGACTGGCCTCACCTACTGCAGCCAGCTAGAACCACTGCAGGTGGCCTTTCCGGACATCTTCCTGCCTCTGGCGCTGCCCGTGAATTGGGACTGTGAGAGCCGGTGCCACCTCTTTGACACCCTCTGGTCCTCCCTGTGCCCAGATGGGTCAGGTGACTGCGCCGAGAGCCTCTTTTGCTGGCCCACTACCCAACAGCCCTTGGGTGTCCTGGTGCAGGCTCACTTTGCCAGCTACCTGGTGGCAGAGGATCCGGGCACCTACAAGATTGCCATAGCCCTTCCGCCCCACTACCATGTGCTGCTGCAGGCACAGACGACCCAGGGGGCAGCGTGCGTCACCATTCGCACTGACAACTGGAAGGTGCTCCCCCATCTGAGTGCCTACCTGCGGAAGGTGGTGGAGTGA